From a single Chlorocebus sabaeus isolate Y175 chromosome X, mChlSab1.0.hap1, whole genome shotgun sequence genomic region:
- the ERCC6L gene encoding DNA excision repair protein ERCC-6-like, translating into MEASRRFPEAEALSPEQAAHYLRYVKEAKEATKNGDLEEAFKLFNLAKDIFPNEKVLSRIQKIQEALEELAEQGDDEFTDVCNSGLLLYRELHDQLFEHQKEGIAFLYRLYRDGRKGGILADDMGLGKTVQIIAFLSGMFDASLVNHVLLIMPTNLINTWVKEFIKWTPGMRVKTFHGPSKDERTRNLNRIQQRNGVIITTYQMLINNWQQLSSFRGQEFVWDYVILDEAHKIKTSSTKSAICARAIPASNRLLLTGTPIQNNLQELWSLFDFACQGSLLGTLKTFKMEYENPITRAREKDATPGEKALGFKISENLMAIIKPYFLRRTKEDVQKKKSSNPEVRLNEKNPDVDAICEMPSLSRKNDLIIWIRLVPLQEEIYRKFVSLDHIKELLMETRSPLAELGVLKKLCDHPRLLSARACCLLNLGTFSAQDGNEGEDSPDVDHIDQITDNTLMEESGKMIFLMDLLKRLRDEGHQTLVFSQSRQILNIIERLLKNRHFKTLRIDGTITHLLEREKRINLFQQNKDYSVFLLTTQVGGVGLTLTAATRVVIFDPSWNPATDAQAVDRVYRIGQKQNVVVYRLITCGTVEEKIYRRQVFKDSLIRQTTGEKKNPFRYFSKQELRELFTIEDLQNSVTQLQLQSLHAAQRKSDTKLDEHIAYLQSLGIAGISDHDLMYTCDLSIKEELDVVEESHYIQQRVQKAQFLVEFESQNKELLMEQQRNRNEGAWLREPVFPSSTKKKCPKLNKPQPQPSPLISTRHTQEEDISSKMASVVIDDLPEEGEKQDLSSIKVNVTTLQDGRHPYEGTCSADSIATLPKGFGSVEELCTNSSLGMEKSFATKNEAVQKETLQEGPKQEALQEDPLESFNYVLSKSTKADLGPNLDQLKDDEILHHCNPWPISSITNESQNAESNVSIIEIADDLSASHSALQDAQASEAKLEEERLASSPQYACDFNLFLEDSADNRQNFSGQSLEHVEKENSLCGSAPNSRAGFVHSKTCLSWEFSEKDDEPEEVVVKAKIRSKARRIVSDGEDEDDSFKDTSSTNPFNTSLFQFSSVKQFDASTPKNDISPPGRFFSSQIPSSVNKSMNSRRSLASRRSLINMVLDHVEDMEERLDDSSEAKGAEDYPEEGAEESSGEASKYTEEDPSGETLSSENKSSWLTTSKPSALAQETSLGAPEPLSGEQLVGSPQVAEATNDYETLVKRGKELKECGKIQEALNCLVKALDIKSADPEVMLLTLSLYKQLNNN; encoded by the coding sequence ATATGTGAAAGAGGCCAAAGAAGCAACTAAGAATGGAGATCTGGAAGAAGCATTTAAACTTTTCAATTTGGCAAAGGACATTTTTCCCAATGAAAAGGTGCTGAGCAGAATCCAAAAAATACAGGAAGCCTTGGAGGAGTTGGCAGAACAGGGAGATGATGAATTTACAGATGTGTGCAACTCTGGCCTGCTGCTTTATCGAGAACTGCACGACCAACTCTTTGAGCACCAGAAGGAAGGCATAGCTTTCCTCTATAGGCTGTATAGGGATGGAAGAAAAGGTGGTATATTGGCTGATGATATGGGATTAGGGAAGACTGTTCAAATCATTGCTTTCCTTTCTGGTATGTTTGATGCTTCACTTGTGAATCATGTGCTGCTGATCATGCCAACCAATCTTATTAACACATGGGTAAAAGAATTCATCAAGTGGACTCCAGGAATGAGAGTCAAAACCTTTCATGGTCCTAGCAAGGATGAACGGACCAGAAACCTCAATCGGATTCAGCAAAGGAATGGTGTCATTATCACTACTTATCAAATGTTAATCAATAACTGGCAGCAACTTTCAAGCTTTAGGGGCCAAGAGTTTGTGTGGGACTATGTCATCCTTGATGaagcacataaaataaaaacgtCATCTACTAAGTCAGCAATATGTGCTCGTGCTATTCCTGCAAGTAATCGCCTCCTCCTCACAGGAACCCCAATCCAGAATAATTTACAAGAACTATGGTCCCTATTTGATTTTGCTTGTCAAGGGTCCCTGCTGGgaacattaaaaacttttaaaatggagTATGAAAATCCTATTACtagagccagagagaaagatgcTACCCCAGGAGAAAAAGCCTTGggatttaaaatatctgaaaacttAATGGCAATCATAAAACCCTATTTTCTCAGGAGGACTAAAGAAGACGTACAGAAGAAAAAGTCAAGCAACCCAGAGGTCAGACTTAATGAAAAGAATCCAGATGTTGATGCCATTTGTGAAATGCCTTCCCTTTCCAGgaaaaatgatttaattatttGGATACGACTTGTGCCTTTACAAGAAGAAATATACAGGAAATTTGTGTCTTTAGATCATATCAAGGAGTTGCTAATGGAGACGCGCTCACCTTTGGCTGAGCTAGGTGTCTTAAAGAAGCTGTGTGATCATCCTAGGCTGCTGTCTGCACGGGCTTGCTGTTTGCTAAATCTTGGGACATTCTCTGCTCAAGATGGAAATGAGGGGGAAGATTCCCCAGATGTGGACCATATTGATCAAATAACTGATAACACATTGATGGAAGAATCTGGAAAAATGATATTCCTAATGGACTTACTTAAGAGGCTGCGAGATGAGGGACATCAAACTCTGGTGTTTTCTCAATCAAGGCAAATTCTAAACATCATCGAACGCCTCTTAAAGAATAGGCACTTTAAGACATTGCGAATTGATGGGACGATTACTCATCTTTTGGAACgagaaaaaagaattaacttATTCCAGCAAAATAAAGATTACTCTGTTTTTCTGCTTACCACTCAAGTAGGTGGTGTCGGTTTAACATTAACTGCAGCAACTAGAGTGGTCATTTTTGACCCTAGCTGGAATCCTGCAACTGATGCTCAAGCTGTGGATAGAGTTTACCGAATTGGACAAAAACAGAATGTTGTGGTTTATAGGCTAATCACTTGTGGGACTGTAGAGGAAAAAATATACAGAAGACAGGTTTTCAAGGACTCATTAATAAGACAAACTACTGGTGAAAAAAAGAACCCTTTCCGATATTTTAGTAAGCAAGAATTAAGAGAGCTCTTTACAATCGAGGATCTTCAGAACTCTGTAACCCAGCTGCAGCTTCAGTCTTTGCATGCTGCTCAGAGGAAATCTGATACAAAACTAGATGAACACATTGCCTACCTGCAGTCTTTGGGGATAGCCGGAATCTCAGACCATGATTTGATGTACACATGTGATCTATCTATTAAAGAAGAACTTGATGTGGTAGAAGAATCTCACTATATTCAACAAAGGGTTCAGAAAGCGCAATTCCTTGTTGAATTTGAGTCTCAAAATAAAGAGCTCCTGATGgaacaacaaagaaatagaaatgagggGGCCTGGCTAAGAGAAcctgtatttccttcttcaacaaaGAAGAAATGCCCTAAATTGAATAAACCACAGCCTCAGCCTTCACCTCTTATAAGTACTCGTCATACTCAGGAAGAAGATATCAGTTCCAAAATGGCAAGTGTAGTCATTGATGATCTGCCCGAAGAGGGTGAGAAACAAGATCTCTCCAGTATAAAGGTTAATGTTACCACCTTGCAAGATGGTAGGCACCCATATGAAGGTACATGTAGTGCTGACTCTATAGCTACTTTACCCAAGGGGTTTGGAAGTGTAGAAGAACTTTGTACTAACTCTTCATTGggaatggaaaaaagctttgcaACTAAAAATGAAGCTGTacaaaaagagacattacaagaGGGGCCTAAGCAAGAGGCACTGCAAGAGGATCCTCTGGAAAGTTTTAATTATGTACTTAGCAAATCAACCAAAGCTGATCTTGGGCCAAATTTAGATCAACTAAAGGATGATGAGATTTTACATCATTGCAATCCTTGGCCCATTAGTTCCATAACAAATGAAAGTCAAAATGCAGAATCAAATGTATCCATTATTGAAATAGCTGATGACCTTTCAGCATCCCATAGTGCACTGCAGGATGCTCAAGCAAGTGAGGCCAAGTTGGAAGAGGAACGTTTAGCATCTTCACCACAGTATGCATGTGATTTCAATCTTTTCTTGGAAGACTCAGCAGACAACAGACAAAATTTTTCCGGTCAGTCTTTAGAACATGTTGAGAAAGAAAATAGCTTGTGTGGCTCTGCACCTAATTCCAGAGCAGGGTTTGTGCATAGCAAAACATGTCTCAGTtgggagttttctgagaaagatgATGAACCAGAAGAAGTAGTAGTTAAAGCAAAAATCAGAAGTAAAGCTAGAAGGATTGTTTCAGATGGCGAAGATGAAGATGATTCTTTTAAAGATACCTCAAGCACAAATCCATTCAACACATCTCTCTTTCaattctcatctgtgaaacaatTTGATGCTTCAACTCCCAAAAATGACATCAGTCCACCGGGAAGGTTCTTTTCATCTCAAATACCCAGTAGTGTAAATAAGTCTATGAACTCTAGAAGATCTCTGGCTTCTAGGAGGTCTCTTATTAATATGGTTTTAGACCACGTGGAGGACATGGAGGAAAGACTTGACGACAGCAGTGAAGCAAAGGGTGCTGAAGATTATCCAGAAGAAGGGGCAGAGGAAAGCAGTGGCGAAGCCTCCAAGTATACAGAAGAGGATCCTTCAGGAGAAACACTGTCTTCAGAAAACAAGTCCAGCTGGTTAACGACATCTAAGCCTAGTGCTCTAGCTCAAGAGACCTCTCTTGGTGCCCCTGAGCCTTTGTCTGGTGAACAGTTGGTTGGTTCTCCCCAGGTGGCAGAGGCTACGAATGACTATGAGACTCTTGTAAAGCGTGGAAAAGAACTAAAAGAGTGTGGAAAAATCCAGGAGGCCCTAAACTGCTTAGTTAAAGCACTTGACATAAAAAGTGCAGATCCTGAAGTTATGCTCTTGACTTTAAGTTTGTATAAGCAACTTAATAACAATTGA